In a genomic window of Pueribacillus theae:
- a CDS encoding MGDG synthase family glycosyltransferase — MKKILFFPLLRMPSGHHQVADTVAGYLKKRDSNLLCKKIDLLSAWNPLVESVVTKTYLEWIRHFPKTYAWAYKQMAHTSKSGRSYKYYEFVFLKKMKKIISEENPDLIFCTHGFPSYFLSRLKMQNECQVPVINVYTDFFINDVWGREGIDYHFVPTQAVKKDLMIKNKILENQIFVTGIPIGEQFERKLKLIKMNVKWNVLVSGGSIGLGGIIDLLPRHNNNKGVKYFVLCGKNKSLYQKIAKLHCEHIHPLPYISSRERMNELYSKADAVITKPGGVTVSEALHKGLPVFIHSALPGQEEINLKLLKERKLVYELNDRQLLEDQMIGFFKDKSLTDQFNESLKTYLNELQAGDPDNIYKFIKGNVL, encoded by the coding sequence GTGAAGAAGATCTTATTTTTCCCACTTCTAAGGATGCCTTCGGGCCATCATCAGGTCGCAGATACAGTTGCGGGCTACTTAAAAAAAAGGGATTCTAACCTCTTATGTAAAAAAATAGATTTATTAAGTGCTTGGAATCCGTTGGTGGAAAGCGTCGTTACAAAAACCTATCTTGAGTGGATTCGTCATTTTCCAAAAACATATGCTTGGGCTTACAAACAAATGGCGCACACTTCAAAATCCGGGCGTTCATATAAATATTATGAGTTTGTGTTTTTGAAGAAGATGAAGAAGATCATCTCTGAAGAAAACCCCGATCTGATTTTTTGTACACACGGTTTCCCATCATATTTTCTGAGCAGATTGAAGATGCAGAATGAATGCCAAGTCCCGGTGATTAATGTTTACACAGATTTTTTTATTAATGATGTTTGGGGAAGAGAGGGGATTGATTATCATTTTGTTCCTACACAAGCAGTAAAAAAAGACTTAATGATAAAAAACAAAATTTTGGAAAATCAAATTTTTGTTACCGGAATTCCAATCGGTGAACAATTTGAAAGAAAATTAAAACTGATAAAAATGAACGTGAAATGGAATGTTCTTGTCTCAGGGGGAAGCATAGGACTTGGAGGCATAATTGATTTATTGCCGCGGCACAATAACAATAAAGGAGTAAAATACTTCGTTTTATGCGGTAAAAATAAAAGCCTTTACCAAAAAATTGCAAAGCTTCATTGTGAACATATCCATCCACTGCCTTACATTTCATCACGAGAAAGAATGAATGAACTGTACAGTAAGGCGGATGCCGTTATTACAAAACCGGGCGGTGTGACAGTCAGTGAAGCTTTGCATAAAGGGCTTCCGGTGTTCATCCATTCTGCTCTTCCCGGGCAGGAGGAAATCAATTTAAAGCTGTTAAAGGAACGAAAGCTTGTGTACGAATTAAATGATAGGCAATTACTGGAAGATCAAATGATTGGCTTCTTTAAGGATAAATCGTTAACAGATCAGTTTAATGAATCATTAAAGACTTACTTAAATGAATTACAAGCTGGAGATCCCGATAACATATACAAATTTATAAAAGGAAACGTTCTATGA
- a CDS encoding DedA family protein, with the protein MIQQFLEWLNAIGLPGLFLVMFLEGSSLPFPGLIIVLSYGYLLSPGYLNSVFIAGGMSIFYSLASLIPYFLSMKLEGYFPNRLKKKLKKGISFFNRYGVWSIALSRPFGIGNYISYVAGMSRVHFFKYFVLTFLGIYPWSYIMILLGDYFNGNYEAFKNYFSSYSIYGYVAAFVAITGMILFYYKKSKRKKDERSEMEEGENN; encoded by the coding sequence ATGATTCAGCAATTTTTAGAATGGCTTAATGCAATTGGCCTTCCCGGTTTATTTCTAGTGATGTTCCTGGAAGGCTCATCCTTGCCATTTCCAGGTTTAATTATTGTGCTTTCATATGGGTATTTGTTGTCACCTGGGTATTTGAACTCTGTTTTCATCGCAGGAGGTATGAGCATTTTTTATAGCCTTGCCAGCCTAATCCCATATTTTTTAAGTATGAAACTCGAAGGATATTTTCCTAACAGACTAAAAAAGAAGTTAAAGAAAGGGATCTCATTTTTTAATCGATATGGCGTATGGAGCATCGCTTTATCTCGTCCATTTGGCATCGGCAATTATATTTCGTATGTCGCCGGCATGAGCAGAGTCCATTTCTTCAAATATTTTGTTTTAACTTTTTTAGGAATATATCCTTGGTCGTACATCATGATTCTTCTAGGAGATTATTTCAATGGGAATTACGAGGCATTTAAAAATTATTTCAGTTCATACAGCATCTATGGTTATGTGGCTGCATTCGTTGCCATAACGGGGATGATACTGTTTTATTATAAAAAATCGAAACGCAAAAAAGACGAAAGATCTGAAATGGAAGAAG